AATCATTGGGGGATCTCGGCGTCTGGGTCCTCTGCCCATTCAGGAACTTCAGCAATTTTTAGGACTTCGCCTGCCCCGGAAGACCCTGCTACAGCGGTGGGAGATCTACCCAGGGAAAGATTAATGACGAGGGGTTCCTCTGCCCGAGGACTCTCGACTAGCACCACAGGCACCTCAACTTATACCACGGGTGATGCATGTTGTATGtcatatcaaatttaaatatatttatttcttattactcactaaattattggcaaagtggtagtaagggtcgaacccacgaggactattattctatttatcattcaaaataagaactaaacATAAATTAGATAAGGGGTTTAGTTTTAAATACTGAAAACGTAAAATAAAATGATGATTaaagattaaataactaaggataaaatgatattaaagaaatagtcaagaattactctccacctttaagacaatcaatctatcaacaatgacaaataatattccctattccaaATTAAATTATTAGcctcgcagataacacttaagaaGTCAATTATcacagtttccctattataattaattaaagctaagcattcctaattattttttttttaccaagcaataaacccattaagcatgtgatctatttaacctaAAGCATGACACTCTATGGAAAAAAGTTTATcaaggcaacaaattcattaagcatgcaattcatttaacctaggttctatttttcatcacaatcaagataCTCATCACAATACCCTAATTGCACTTTATCACTCatcttagaatcctaaactattaggtgaagaGCAATCCTAatatgatagtagaataatgtaAAACCCTagttagttggccacctaacaagatctcacaatatttataacattctataaaaatataaacaatttaatataagggaatagaaggtaTAAAGTTTATgattgcattcaagatctcatgtctaaggTTTAGAAATAACCAtcaactacaaagaaaactactccatattcacattcatatttacaaacataaatattcaatgaaaataatggagttttgagaagaaagaaaaactagattgaagaaggtagatgatgatgtcttttctcctcctctagtgccctagcctctaaaattcgcaatctaaagttattataaaagttaaccctatCCCCTTTAATATATCtttcaaaaatccatttaaaaataaaaaattaaggaaaaatcgATCGTCGGCCGCAACCAATGTTTCTTAGCGGTTGTGGCCACTGAAAcatgtattttccagaaaattGGGCTTCGGTCGTGGTCTGGGACATTATTGGCCATGCCCGCTGGGCTGTGTTGGTGTGGCCACAACCTGGGATGTGGCTGACCACGACCTGGGATGTGGCTGGCCATGACCATAGCATTTTTtcgttttttcatttttcttcaactaTAGCCACTGATGGTATTTTAACCAGTACTTCTTCGATATAGCTTAGAATTGAACGATTTAAAAATATATGGAAAGCtaggaaaaatatataaaacttgtatttcttgAAATATTTTCAAAAGAGTActggaaaattatcaaaatcaagtgtgaagtttcagacttgtaatttcGAGCTTAACAATTGCTCGTAAAACATCTCAAAATCATTTtttttcatccaaatgtctttaaaatcctaaaaacacaaaatcaactaattaaaaagatataaataaataatcaagtgcataatcatagaagaataatgaattaaaaatagacaaattcgatacttatcgaattcccccacacttgacatTTGCTTGTCCCcaagcaaacaaaataaaaactaaacacataagTAATGGTTTAGTCGAAATCGCTAGTTGTCTCAAAAATTGATCGAACAAATAAGTCATAGGAAAAATTCGAATTCCACATTCCTCACAATTTTAACTCAATGTCAGTTACCACTTAAAATTGATCTCTTATGATTATACACAGTCAAACTTACCAAAACACAAACatttgaatcaatttatacatgccaaattatgttttaaagtctcttgtatagtaaatattttcatgaaaagcaTCCACTCCATACACATTAACCAAATATTCTTCACTAgtgtaaacacacataatcaagaatcaaaaggattttaaaagtttgtaatgtaaggctaaggttaaaggtagatgaaaaatgaatatttaagtttaaatcacaccatagcctatattttttttttctattctctaGACCTTCCCACAAATTTCTCATAACATTCAAGCAAATACATACTATTTCCATTTTTTTCTTCCCACATTGATCttactatttcccccacacttatacttttgcaaaacttttttttcaatatttctcAGTGAagatttttttctgtttttttcttttcaattcaactcattggaagaaatagtagatcatatactttcacattataatccaacaaaccaatacaACTTCCTCTTCTTACAATCCATAACCCAACCCACCAAATCAAACAATTAAACTATGGTGTAATGGATCACAAAAAGAGATAAAATTTTCTAGCTACAAGGGTTTAGATATTTGATTCATAGAATAAAATCATTAGTCATTATAGCTCAAAAAGCAGATACTAGGGAATTGGATATCATAggtaggcttgaaaggctcaaacgacccccagaacatgccttaatcatcttcctaatcatgtgtacttattatttcgcctcaaacaattaatcaatgatttTTAGAGCGATCGAGACTATATATAAGtaatagcatgcataaatatctccaaacaatagtgaaaaggtaaatctaattgtacacacattatgtttaaaaatcgaagatcaagcttaagtaacaaccacacaagagttaagcacacaattcatgcatAATTCATCAAGTTCCTAGAGAATTCTTATCTCAATAAAAAATTCTATCATTGACAGACAACTTTCAACATAaccatgcttatgacaacctaaaaacaaactaaaaaattaaaaaaaaaaaacaacactacactactacaaaattgacatgggatgatggttttaaaccgtcgtATGGACTCTCGTACGTCGGTTCTAATACCGTCATCCCATGCAATGTCATGACATGTAAAGCATGAAACGACGGTTTAAATAAAAGCGTCATCTCATGTCATACATGAGACGATGGTTCCTATACAAGCGTTGTCTATTGTGGTACATGAGACGACAGTTTCTGTGCAAGTGTCATCCACTGTAGTAATTGAGACAACAGTTCCTACTCAAGCGTCATCCTCCTACAGTACATGAGATGAAaatttatgtgcaagcatcgTCTCGGCAATACATAAGACGACAGTTTTGTGGAGACCGACGTCCCATAtagaatatgagaatttttttcatttatctattttcaaccactatattcattcataatttcctgtgtaattacaacatagttCAGACAAAATGAACAGGCAAACAAAATCAATAGAACTCAGTATGTTCCAACTCTAAAaattacaagatcaaaatatgtAAGTGCTAACTCACATGGAATATAGAACTCACTTGGAATAACTATGTAAGTGCTAACTAAAAACtacaattagtatatttttttaattctgatttcaaaagttactctaGCTATGACTCATCCGCTCAAGAAACTCTAGCTATGATTTCAAAAGGTAACTCTAGCAAGCCTCttagacccccccccccccatccccccccccccccccccccccaataggCTTATGAAAGTAGTCTCTTTGTGTGACACCTTGAATCTGGCCTCGAACTCGACCGAGGTGCTCAGCAGTACCTAAAACTTGTGTTGGGATGTCATTTGTTTCGATCTCAATCAGTTTGCCTTCTTTTCTTTGCTCAAGCATTTCTTCCTGTacaaaatttaatcaattatttgtttgttactaaaatataaaaaaattaccaaaaatcATTTAATGTTTTACAACTTACGATGGCCTCTCCCATGACCTTGTCACACTCGGTGACAAGTTGCCAGAAGAATCTTTTCTGGCCACCTTCCAGAGTATAGATCGATCTATCTGCTCTGTTGTGCCCCACTTAGCTTGCTGCATATAATAGAATTAGGTCAATTTTAACATCAAATGAAGAAAACATAAAACCAGGCATAATTCGTTCTATATATGTACTTACTAAATCAGCTTCCAATTCAGTATAGTTATGGCGTGAGGTCCTATGAAGGTATTGTAAATGATTACGCCTttcttgttgtaattttctaaaaTCTTGAAACTCTCACAAATACCACAAGTAAACACTTCCACTCTCACAAATAAATCACAAGTAATAAAACACCACATTCAAAGAAACACATATTCAACAAAATCATTAATATTCAATCATTATATGCA
The genomic region above belongs to Humulus lupulus chromosome 1, drHumLupu1.1, whole genome shotgun sequence and contains:
- the LOC133797606 gene encoding uncharacterized protein LOC133797606 codes for the protein MLVSEHLAKLYTKKMFQLLQSAYSTIRIQDTSLFLGMNEDNSTNYFRKLQQERRNHLQYLHRTSRHNYTELEADLQAKWGTTEQIDRSILWKVARKDSSGNLSPSVTRSWERPSKKCLSKEKKAN